One Hylaeus volcanicus isolate JK05 chromosome 8, UHH_iyHylVolc1.0_haploid, whole genome shotgun sequence genomic window, AGTCTTTTCCGTAAGATTCTTTATTTGCTCGTCTTTAGTTGCAAGGATCGATTTCAGTTCAATTATATCCTTTTCTAATTTACTAAGCAATTCCGATTTTTGAGATACGTCTGCTGTTACTTCTTCgatatatttcgttttttcttcgACCTGTCCCTGATAATGCTTAATCAATTCTTCGATTTCAGCCGCAGTAGTAGAACGTAGTTCAGacaattctttttccttcacttttaattcttcgcttaatttcttcaattgcGCAGAAGAATTTGCCTCGGTAGCTATTAAAGAAGCAACATCTTGCTCCTAAATGAGCAAAACATTTAGTATCGATTCAATCATCTGTTATACAAAAAAGGAGACTCAAAAAACCGATACttactaatttttgtttttcttgaaCTATCTTGAAACTGTCGTCAGCCTTTGATCGGTACTCTTCTATTTGTTTCGAAAGTGTAGCGTTCTTTTCTTCCATTAACTTAAGCTTTTCGTTCAGTTCTGTAAGATggagtttcattaaaaataaagtaaacgtttcaattaaaaatcttttaaatcaCAAATGTACCTTCGAGCTTCCGCAAAGCGACGTTTAATTCTTCATCCCTTTTTTTACCCAAATCAATTTGCGCAGACAGTTCATTCATTAGTTTTTCAGTCTCGGATGTTTTCTGATCGAGTTGCATGAATACTTCTTTAATCCTCGAGTCTTTCATATTCAATTGTTCATTGAAAGACTCTGAAAGTTTGTTGATTTGCTTAATGTTCTCTGTCTTAAGATCCTCTAAGGCTACGCTTTGTGCTTCGAATTGCTTCTTCGATTCAGTCTCAAACTCTAGCGTCTTTACTTTTACGAGGTTTTCCTTCTCCTCGATGATTTTCTCATACTTCGATATCAACGAATCTTTTTCCTTGACATTTTCTACCTTGATATACTCTATCGTTTCTTTAGCACGTTGCAATTCTGTTTTTAAATTGTCTGCAGTGCTTTCGAATTCTTTCTTCATGTTTTCTATGATTGTACTTTTCTCATCCAGAACTTTCGTCATGCGTTCCAATTCTGTTCGCAGATTTGCTTCCGATTCTTTATGCGTTGCGTTCTCCTTCTGACTTTCGTTAAGTTTTAATTCGAACTCTTTTATTTGCACGACACATTGTTCTACCAGCGCTGATTTTTCGTTCACTTCTCTTTCGAGACTGGCTTTTGTTTCTTCCAGACCTCTGTTCTGGTTCTGTAAATCTACATTGGTCGAAGGTGAATAACTTCTACTCAAACACAATTATATTTGTtgctaatattattattcgaaataccTTCCAATAGGTGTTTCTCTTGGGTAGTAGCACTGGAGATTTCATTTCGAAGACGTGCTAATTCTTCTTcagtttcaaataattttatactgtCTTGTTCCAATTGACCAACACGTTCTCTTTCctccaacaattgcttttcGAGATCCCTGATCCTGTTTTCATTTACAGTATTTATCACCTAACGACAAACGTGCTCGTTTAGTACTCAGATGAATCAACCTATGTCAACATCAACTAATACGAAGCGTATCGAGATATATAAGGGCATTGTTTACTGTGTCGATAAATATGCGTTACATTTGATCAGATTGTTAACAAGACAAAAATGTAatggaatacaaaaatacgatGTTTTGATAtgcttgaacaaatataaaacgtaTTATTTGATTTCGATATGTAACAATATACAACCATGTATAACATGAAAtgccaaaaataaatacaaagttaACACAGTattccaaacaaaatttacaataaataaataataaataaataagtaacgaagaaataaataaattacatcttTCTTGAAATTGTTGTATACTGCGTGAGAATCATTACgcattaacaattattttatacgcgaAGCACAGACTTAGCGTGATTGAAGCGATAACTggaaatttaacaattattttgcaGTGCATCGCTGAAGCATTGTTAATCCCACACCTTATTAACGTATCTAGTATCACAAAGAAACTAAACCTGACCTTTAAACCTTTAGCGTATCCTGATAATCTAGATTAACATTGAATAGTATTACCGTGACTTAAACCGTGATACTTAGTGGTAACGAAGATCGAAAGAATTAGTCGTGAAAGCATTAAGATAATGCGACGTGTCACATAGCCTTTtgacaaaattgaattaaaatgataaacgtAATGACTACAATGGCGATAAGAGAAGCGTTGCAGAAAAACAGCGTCATCAACCCTTCCTCTGGCCCAAACGGCTGCCATGGTATACTCACACATTGCTCAGTTCTCtctttctgaaaataaacgataagtTTCTTGCATTAACCCATAGCCTAGATAAAAACACATTGAGTACCTTAAGAAATgatgaattaaattcttttcatttataagCATAGCTTACACAATTATTCTTtgagacatttttatatattttcaacggTTAATCGCATATGCACTATAAGCCTCGCCTACCCAACACCATTTAGAATGGAAAGCTCCTAATTCTAACGAAAGCATATTAATCTATTCCCTAATTTTAAGTAATACCTGCGATTCTTTATAGTTCCAGTAAGCATTTGTTgtacaacaatattttcaaacgcaAAGGGGAAACGAAAATCTCATTAACGAAAGTAAGAtgagaaacgaaataattaatataatgcatatctgttttttatttcacgttaCGGTTTTGTCTAACACTTGATAAATGCAAGACTCGTTGAATGCTTCTTTAGAATTCCTTTCGTGAACGTCACACTTACCTCATTTATTCTACATTCACATAAGTGTAATCTATTatcataatatatattttttatatctggAATAACAgttgttcaattaaaatgtatacctGAATATCATCCTTATTGACCGACTCTTCTTCAAAGCGGAATAGCAGGTCTTcgcattttcttttctcttcttcaaGTTGTTGAGCCAGTGCATTCTTTTCCTCGAGTAACTTCGTAAGCGCAGTTTCCGCTTCGGTGACTGtcttttgcattttctcgcgatactaaaattaaaataatttagtatgGTAAGCACGGTATAAGCATACAACATATTCAATACTACAACGGATACCTGTTCGTATTCATGTTTTATTGAGATTATAGACTGCTCTGCCTGGTCAGCTTGATTCGCTGCTTTTGTAACACGGTCACGTTCTAAATCTCTTTCTCGTCGAAGAATCTCTATCTCCTGTTGCTTCTCCTTTAAAGTTTcctaaaataatgaaaacaggTATAAAGAAATGGTTATACTGTTATTTGATTCTACTGTTATAAGATTTAAAAGTACATTACTATATCTTGCATACCCTAAGTATTACACAAATCTCTCATATTAGGAACTTTTCTATATAGGAATTGGATAGGTAGAACATAAGCTAATTAgaagaatgaatttcaattacattacTTCTTGCATTATATCTTTGTATTTTCTACTTGTACATTTAAGATTTTTGTGATCAAATAATAAGTCAACGAAAACTAATATTTACTGCCatcaaaatgtattatatatctatatactcATGGCCTATGTATGTGTAAATCGTTCGTATAACTTTATCTTACTATATCAGAATTGTTCTTGAACTTTTAGTGACTGGAAAACtggtttttaataaatgtatagaaaCTTTGTAACTTCAAAGACACAACAATCATTGCATTGAAATCGTTAAgttaacaatatatatatatatatataacaaatttgatGACATGTTATTTCTGACGAACGTAAAGTGTTTTCCATTCTAGCaataaattagataaattattaaaataagagTCCACGACACTGGTACCATAGAATTGCTCGTCTAGAGAGAACAGATTAATATTAAGAAGCAAATACCCACCTAGGTGAAATCTGGATTCTAAGGAGATTACAGGGATGGAGGAGGATTTTATTAACACCATGTACAAATATCAGAGTACCTTCCTAAACTACTTATCATCTACTATACAACTAAGAATTACATACTAACAAAGAAAGTTGTAATACAAATCGCACTCGTTAAATACACAAACTAATTAAATCTTGTGCTTAAATATTAGGGAATAATCACAACGCGCTTGTTAATCCGTCTCTACGCTACACTCTACGTAAAGAACATTTCAATTGTCACACTTTCAACTAAAACTAGCGACAATATGCAAATAAATGTTAGATCATAATCTCACCTGCAGGGTAGTTCGTGCAAGTGCCGGCGTGCGCAAACCAGGCCTCTGGAATTTTGGATGCAACAAAAAAACATAAAGTGTATCATGCGAACAGCCATACGTTTAAGCTGCAACTCTGTTTTACCTTTACTTACTCTTGTccctaataaataaatggtccggtgtaataaaaacattttagcAATTAATCGCCGACTATTAACGATAAGGTACCATGAGACAGGACGATTCTTTAAGTATTTAACAACAATGTCACAGTCGCGCGACTACTAGAGTTAGAATTTACAAAGATTAAGAATACTTAACTATTCTTTGGATCGTGATTTAAACTTGATTTAGCTAGACATGACTATGTATCACTCGACAATGTTATCCAACAAAAAACAATGGCTACAAAATCAACAACAAAAACAACCGAATATCTACATCAAACTAACAGCATCGCTATGTATCTAATCAACGTAAGTAACAAGCTAATAAACAATACGCATTTTCATTCGCAAACGCGTTTCACTGCAAGCTGCGCAGGGACCTTTTTTCGCATAAGTTAGAAAAGAAACGCGTTTGCGTGGTGAAAACCTCTTCTACTCAACGCAACTGGAGGATCTGAAGGGTGTTGTTGGTTTCTACTTGCAAACCTCATTTTGGTGAAATGGACAGGGACGTTTGATATttctaatatatgtataaattaacgTCAACCTAGATTAACATATACTAATGCAGAAAATCCTATTCCAAGTTGAAAATTGTCTCTATATGGGTCGGTAATTAAAGTGTCAATGTACAgcgttcgtttcgttccagATATTAAACTAATTCATCCTCTTCGATCGTCCAGAAACGTGATCCCCCAATTGCTCTGAGCAGAACGTATAAAACGGTAGAGATAGCCACGGATCTGCACTCAGGATTGATGATGCAAGCTGCAGTACAGGCCGTCCTCCTCATTCTGGCACGGTGAATCTTACCCTCGCGGTACTGATACCAGTCCTGGCAGCCGTGCTCGCTGTGCTGGCGATACTCGACAGCGAGATGAGCGATTCCCTGGAACCAGTCTTCTTCAAGGACGAATTCAGGGCAGCGCCTGTTGGCTTGTGCACCACGCACAACGACCTTCTGCTGGACGGCGACCGGCTGACCTTGTGCACGGGTGCGAACAGGCCGTATTTAGGTCGACACTCGAAGTACCTGAAGCAACGCTAAACCAGTTAGCAGATAATGCAGAGAAAGGTCTAACTGCGGGCGCGAATTactcaaatattaaattccgAACTTTCTATCGCCAAGAGGACTTCTGGGTTTAGACTGACATTTGCATATTATATAGGACAAGTATTGTGTAACGGGTAGCCTATAGGAAAAAAAGCATAATGTACACTTTACCTAACTACGATACATTGTAATTAGGAGACGATTAAGTTTGTAGACGATTTAAGGATCTGAAGAGCTGAGAGGCAGGCAGGAATAGAAACAGGGAAGGAAAGAGGTCGATAGGTTGCATAATTTGCTTTCGATTGCATTCTGTACGTGGACCTCAAGGGTCGAGAAATTCATTACAGACTCGTTAACTCAGCtaaaaaagtattaggttgtccaaaaagtttctttcgctttattaataagtaatacatgcacaatattttatgttttatgttacattactgaattgtgcacgattcattttgctcaattactgttacaacatgaatatctatgaaattagattgtctatttatagaaacacgaccacataaaataattgagtgcaactagggaaagaaactttcgggacaacctaatatttgtaacaaatcTCAAGATCGCGGCTAGCTGTTTACACCTGTTCTTCGCATACAAATGAAGTTACGTGTACCTGCCTACTGTCTGATCGATCAGCGTTACATAATCGGTCGTAACAGGATCCAGGAAGGAGGTTGAATCGAAAATTGGGAGCATTCTCTACTAAATTAAGGAACAGTCGATGCAGACCTCTTGTCGCCAACGGAGCCATCGTTCTTGCCAACTGGATCATCGAGCTCCACGCCGCACCACTCGCCTGCCGCGAATTCTGTGGTGCCCAAGTACCTGAGGACACCGGTTTTGCTGCCTTGGCTGGACGATACTATTACCCTTTCGCCTATCCTGAGATCCCTCTGCGACACCGTGGACGACAGACTTGTCGTGGATGCGTCTGTGTGACGAGTTACATGCTTTACAAGTGTGTAAAGTCCGCGAGGCAGAATATATTGGTGCTCCTGGTCTTTATTCCTCGTCTTTATTCGACGGGCGGATGCTCAACTTTTATGTTTCTCACGGAGGCAAAGTTACAACAGAGCTGGGTAAACTTCCATCTTAAACAGTAGATATATTATCGGAGTAGAACGCTAATTAACGATGCTTCTGTCCGTGAAATTAAAACGGGGATGCCGCCTTCGGCGACCAACATTTTCTGCCTCGAGTACGGCACATGCGAGAAACTCTTTGCTACGCATAAcaataacgaataacaaacATTCACGAGGTCCTCGAGACTTGAACGCCTCGAGAGCTTACAATCAATGGGTTACACCAAATTGGAAGTTGGacttaaaaatcaaataacaGTACGGTGCGCTTCTATCCGAATTTCTAATTCCACGTCTCCAACACGGTGTGACCccttaaaatacaattacataGTAGGAACGGAGATTCCAGAGTTAGAAGGTGACACGGgatttttacgttttcttttttattgttggCGAGAAGGTGAGGAATCGGTGCACATCCGATTTATTTACTAAGAGAACACAATTCGACTGAGGTTCGACTAcataaataacaaacattCAAGGATATAGGGCTTTGTAATACGTGCGGTGTGCGTGGGAGGATACtacgatgtttcgtttaagAGAAACTGCCGAATGAAACGTAAAAGTGTCTCGGCGCTAAtgctaataaataaagtacagCGTGATGCGGTGTTAGGCACAGATATTCACACAAGTCCATGGAACGcggaacattttttacaatattaggGCGTCTACTCTTCGCGCAGCATGATCTAAGTTACTTCTACTGGCGTGCAATTAGGCGAACAACGCTGGAAACATTCCAAATGGTATGGAACAAAGAAAggttcatttcttttttttttacagaaggAGAACACACTGCTTTCGATTCCAACGTTTTCAGAAAATCTCGAGGTGGGGCATTCTGGTTTATCGCCTCAAAAATCGATGATCTTGAATACCGAATAGTCTGGATGCTGGACATAAAGAGACAGAACCTAAGTTTAATATTGGAAAGTGAACTTTCGAGACTCCAATAAACGTGCAACTTTTATAGCTAGATCATTTCTAATCCCCCTGTGGTCAACTATTTCCTCGACTAACGTTATTCGATACACAAAATCGCATCGCTAAACAAACGCGTGATAGAGGCTTACAGTGATACATCCTGTAATCAGTGATTGTTTTCTTGAAAGGAAATCTTGAAGATTCATCGATTCTAAAGGTTCCAAACCAGAATGTGCCCTTGGAAGCACACTACGGACGAGGGGCGTATCTCTTGAACCGATCCTTACTCAGTGAGGGAGACATGGACTTGGCGAGGCTTCCTTTCATGCTGTCCGGTGGCGTCGTGGGGGTCTTCTGGGTCGGCGACATGGGAAAGTCGTCCAAAGGTTGCCTGGTCAGCCTGGTCAGACGCGAGAATATCCCACGTTTAGGCTCGCACTGGAAGTACCGGCAACCCGCCACCGATCCATCGTTCTTCCCTGAAGTTAAACATTGTTCAATGTTCTCTCCTTCGAGAGAATTTTGACCGACGCACAGTGCGGCGAATGATAGGCAAACGTGtacaaaaatagtatttctatttttttttttttttacttgtcGTGCTTGGTAACATAGAAAATGGATTTAGATAAACATTTGTGGCTAAAAcgttttcattgaaatgtttacataaataaatatgacatttttttattaattctggtAACCAAACGAATGAAACTATACGTGACTATTTAATAGCTCAtcgataatcattttatatcgatatgtaaaataaatgaataatagatttaaagtaaactatgttttataactattatttaaGAGTACAACAGAGGTAACGAATATATGTCTctaatcttttttaattataacttcGTGGAGCTCTATTGAGATCCACTTTTCAGCAATGTCAATATTCTTGATTTTAACGACTCgttctacaaaaatttatttctcaaatattaGCAGGTAGTAGCAAAAGTGGACATTGTTTGcatgaaatataaagttaGAGGAACCAAATATAAAAGAGAATCACTGATacattcttttacattttttttttaagcctattttaaaatttaatttcgaatctcgcgcataagaattttttaataatcagtaAACTGTTAATATAGGCAACAGCTATGAAATAAACATACCCATAATAGTGGAATCGATGACAGAGAAAATGAGCtatgaagaataaatattactacagactaattgtaagtgaaaaaaagaaaaagaagtaaattgtACTATCGTAAACTGCGAACTGAAACTGAACGTGATAATATGCTACAATTAGGTAGCCATATAACTATAAATAAGTGCGGTTTCTTAGCAACCACAAACAATTTCAAGCCATTGACATctatgtaacaaaataaaatgctagATTGTGCTGTAGCaaattcatcatttttcgatttttggcCATTAATCGACGCACTGTGCGACGTTGCGCACGCTGTCTTACCGATTGGTTCATCCAGGACGACACCAGCCCAGTCTCCCGGGGCGAACTGTGTCTCTCCGATGTAGGCGATCGAGCCTGGCTTGGTACCACCGACCCACACTCGGTCTCCTATTATAAAGCTGTCGGTGTCCTCCGTCAGGACGACACTAGTATCTGTCCGACATCGAACCACAAACATGTTTAACATGAAAAGAAACTGAATCGCAGACAGTTAATAGTTCAACGTTAAGAAAATTCCAAGGTCTACTTTCACAGGTCCGAGAGTTTTATCTTGGCCAAAATACGATATTTAACGAACCATTAATCGTAGAGCGAAAAGCTCGAATCGATAACGTGGTCGGTATTGCTACAATAAAATCCTGAACATGATATCGATACGATGGTCGTTCTGGTAATTTCGACGCTTGGTGAGAGCAGCACCAGATCGACGCTTCGATAATGGCGAAATAGGGAGATCGAGGGACTTAATACGCACCCCTTGAACGGTACAATTCATGCCAGGGCTAAGAAAACTCTAACTGGTagatgataaaataaaataaaataaaaagcacTTACCTGATCCCCTGCGCAGACCAGCCTCGCTTAATCGGCGGCCGTGCGTTTCCCAGAGATGATCCATCTGGTCTGCGATCATGCAAAACAACGCAGAAACAATGCAAAATCAAACCAAACAAACCATGCTTCCTGGCACAAGCTCGCAAAGAATACATAACATTAATCTCGCTTATTGCAAATACTAAACGTAGACCTTTGTTCTAATTAATGATTGTACGAGATAAAATCACGATAGAGGTTTGACTAttcaaacaattataataacaattaatgtACGCGTTGCGAAACGACGTCATGCATCGCGAAGACGATCACGGTGTATTCTACAAACGAGGCTTGGTTTTATTGGTTATCGCTGGTACATCGACACCACAGGAAGTTAATTTCGTTTGGTACGAGGTTCTTAGATGGAGAGTTATGTAAAACAACGATTAGCAGGGTGTGTTCGAGTATGAATTCATTGGTTCTATCGATTAGCGGAGACGCGTGGACCATGAAGTTATGTAAGAGATTAAAGGGaatatctaaatttttctattcttccGTGAGAAGACTTCGTACTACACCGTAGAAGACGAGAAAAACCAATACCGTACGCGACAGATGTTTGTACGATGTAACGCACTGACTGAGAACAAACTAAATCATGTTTTAGATAACAATTGGGGCgtgcatttttaatttcttctgcCTTCTATTACGCTTCTATCGTTAACTCGGAATATTATATACGTAAGATTTAATTACGAATCAatcaaaaaattcaacgacTATTTAGTTGGAATAGGTGATCGATTAGTGATACGAGATCATTTACAGGCGAACAACGGTTGAGCGTGTTAAACgatatataaaacgatatcGCGACtgttttgattttaattcaattaaaacgcAAGTCGACCGTATGATCTCGCTCGTAGTCCCGTTCAACagaaaaacacagaaaaatatcGCGATTCGCATTTAATTAATGATTCATGAGAAAGCGTAGGCGTGCCAGTGGTAGTAGGTCGCTCGTGTGGGTAGCGGTTTCTGTTCGACGAGATCGATTCGTGATTAGAACGCAGCGAGATTCCACCTAGATCGCGGAGATTATTCGACGAATACGCCAAATTTCGAGAAACGTAGGAACTATTCCAATGGCAAACTGTTTCATCTATTATGTTAGGAATTTATGAAATGTGCGAGTACCCGAATTTctgcaacatttttataatgaatacaCGCTTTATAGATACGTAACAAATGTATGAA contains:
- the LOC128880895 gene encoding restin homolog isoform X1, with amino-acid sequence MADPKPSKLRPPSKIGRPCSNLPPRPAVPPSMPRLSLNQMDHLWETHGRRLSEAGLRRGSDTSVVLTEDTDSFIIGDRVWVGGTKPGSIAYIGETQFAPGDWAGVVLDEPIGKNDGSVAGCRYFQCEPKRGIFSRLTRLTRQPLDDFPMSPTQKTPTTPPDSMKGSLAKSMSPSLNASTTSLSSTVSQRDLRIGERVIVSSSQGSKTGVLRYLGTTEFAAGEWCGVELDDPVGKNDGSVGDKRYFECRPKYGLFAPVHKVSRSPSSRRSLCVVHKPTGAALNSSLKKTGSRESLISLSSIASTASTAARTGISTARRPGLRTPALARTTLQETLKEKQQEIEILRRERDLERDRVTKAANQADQAEQSIISIKHEYEQYREKMQKTVTEAETALTKLLEEKNALAQQLEEEKRKCEDLLFRFEEESVNKDDIQKERTEQCVINTVNENRIRDLEKQLLEERERVGQLEQDSIKLFETEEELARLRNEISSATTQEKHLLEDLQNQNRGLEETKASLEREVNEKSALVEQCVVQIKEFELKLNESQKENATHKESEANLRTELERMTKVLDEKSTIIENMKKEFESTADNLKTELQRAKETIEYIKVENVKEKDSLISKYEKIIEEKENLVKVKTLEFETESKKQFEAQSVALEDLKTENIKQINKLSESFNEQLNMKDSRIKEVFMQLDQKTSETEKLMNELSAQIDLGKKRDEELNVALRKLEELNEKLKLMEEKNATLSKQIEEYRSKADDSFKIVQEKQKLEQDVASLIATEANSSAQLKKLSEELKVKEKELSELRSTTAAEIEELIKHYQGQVEEKTKYIEEVTADVSQKSELLSKLEKDIIELKSILATKDEQIKNLTEKTSELQDALTLSAQTKTNLEIELRALESNVEKLNQQVASSENKISQVTTQKEKLESDIANLVSSSTDSSEQLVKYNEDLRLKEKELEELKDKAFLSESTIKSLEGKLSNVEQELNKASTLIQEQRTALDDSKSQLENEKKLNTELSGKMKQFETENDELNKIISENERVKDNLKEKSEETFHLANELKISKEEVLSLQKRCDTLQNSHKEEMSSLQKQISDMQAELTASQKETKTLQKMKSKLEADQSANRWSIEELTEKLAFETENRSKLESLISEKDSSFQEIQNKYLKLQQTNEALLVNKEAIDKNLTISLDAMSNEVKELKDKLTGATETIKIKEDALAQMKTASEQTEAQILKLNETIASMKEEQAHSMAEIKEVQETLSKKEKEVVDILETKNSLEDNIKQLESQLKIVGEELRMKNNSLQDMEHANKELQNAKDESVMKLQNTLESEIKSKQIEFETVTRKNSELEQKQLALQDLVDKQISDLNNKEAIIDKLTAQIKALENTQSEKLQAHEQTKNEEFKLIQNKLDDINKENGNLMDTKESLEKLLRDREEKIEILLNTIKNKENEADKNMQNLLEKLNRISTESAQLKEAQSNLERENKQITAKWTEATNQLKLTRENMKNNYDAAGGDMKQHIVEKDIDVLKLQEEYETAKSQIDFLNSVIVDMQRKNETLMCKVEVLEMGVPANEADDYTQSTLDKRMAAPRMFCDICDQFDLHETEDCPRQAQDFLEPENVAKSPKKVSVERPYCENCEMFGHDTRDCDDAETF
- the LOC128880895 gene encoding restin homolog isoform X5 translates to MDHLWETHGRRLSEAGLRRGSDTSVVLTEDTDSFIIGDRVWVGGTKPGSIAYIGETQFAPGDWAGVVLDEPIGKNDGSVAGCRYFQCEPKRGIFSRLTRLTRQPLDDFPMSPTQKTPTTPPDSMKGSLAKSMSPSLNASTTSLSSTVSQRDLRIGERVIVSSSQGSKTGVLRYLGTTEFAAGEWCGVELDDPVGKNDGSVGDKRYFECRPKYGLFAPVHKVSRSPSSRRSLCVVHKPTGAALNSSLKKTGSRESLISLSSIASTASTAARTGISTARRPGLRTPALARTTLQETLKEKQQEIEILRRERDLERDRVTKAANQADQAEQSIISIKHEYEQYREKMQKTVTEAETALTKLLEEKNALAQQLEEEKRKCEDLLFRFEEESVNKDDIQKERTEQCVINTVNENRIRDLEKQLLEERERVGQLEQDSIKLFETEEELARLRNEISSATTQEKHLLEDLQNQNRGLEETKASLEREVNEKSALVEQCVVQIKEFELKLNESQKENATHKESEANLRTELERMTKVLDEKSTIIENMKKEFESTADNLKTELQRAKETIEYIKVENVKEKDSLISKYEKIIEEKENLVKVKTLEFETESKKQFEAQSVALEDLKTENIKQINKLSESFNEQLNMKDSRIKEVFMQLDQKTSETEKLMNELSAQIDLGKKRDEELNVALRKLEELNEKLKLMEEKNATLSKQIEEYRSKADDSFKIVQEKQKLEQDVASLIATEANSSAQLKKLSEELKVKEKELSELRSTTAAEIEELIKHYQGQVEEKTKYIEEVTADVSQKSELLSKLEKDIIELKSILATKDEQIKNLTEKTSELQDALTLSAQTKTNLEIELRALESNVEKLNQQVASSENKISQVTTQKEKLESDIANLVSSSTDSSEQLVKYNEDLRLKEKELEELKDKAFLSESTIKSLEGKLSNVEQELNKASTLIQEQRTALDDSKSQLENEKKLNTELSGKMKQFETENDELNKIISENERVKDNLKEKSEETFHLANELKISKEEVLSLQKRCDTLQNSHKEEMSSLQKQISDMQAELTASQKETKTLQKMKSKLEADQSANRWSIEELTEKLAFETENRSKLESLISEKDSSFQEIQNKYLKLQQTNEALLVNKEAIDKNLTISLDAMSNEVKELKDKLTGATETIKIKEDALAQMKTASEQTEAQILKLNETIASMKEEQAHSMAEIKEVQETLSKKEKEVVDILETKNSLEDNIKQLESQLKIVGEELRMKNNSLQDMEHANKELQNAKDESVMKLQNTLESEIKSKQIEFETVTRKNSELEQKQLALQDLVDKQISDLNNKEAIIDKLTAQIKALENTQSEKLQAHEQTKNEEFKLIQNKLDDINKENGNLMDTKESLEKLLRDREEKIEILLNTIKNKENEADKNMQNLLEKLNRISTESAQLKEAQSNLERENKQITAKWTEATNQLKLTRENMKNNYDAAGGDMKQHIVEKDIDVLKLQEEYETAKSQIDFLNSVIVDMQRKNETLMCKVEVLEMGVPANEADDYTQSTLDKRMAAPRMFCDICDQFDLHETEDCPRQAQDFLEPENVAKSPKKVSVERPYCENCEMFGHDTRDCDDAETF
- the LOC128880895 gene encoding restin homolog isoform X2 — its product is MADPKPSKLRPPSKIGRPCSNLPPRPAVPPSMPRLSLNQMDHLWETHGRRLSEAGLRRGSDTSVVLTEDTDSFIIGDRVWVGGTKPGSIAYIGETQFAPGDWAGVVLDEPIGKNDGSVAGCRYFQCEPKRGIFSRLTRLTRQPLDDFPMSPTQKTPTTPPDSMKGSLAKSMSPSLNASTTSLSSTVSQRDLRIGERVIVSSSQGSKTGVLRYLGTTEFAAGEWCGVELDDPVGKNDGSVGDKRYFECRPKYGLFAPVHKVSRSPSSRRSLCVVHKPTGAALNSSLKKTGSRESLISLSSIASTASTAARTGISTARRPGLRTPALARTTLQETLKEKQQEIEILRRERDLERDRVTKAANQADQAEQSIISIKHEYEQYREKMQKTVTEAETALTKLLEEKNALAQQLEEEKRKCEDLLFRFEEESVNKDDIQVINTVNENRIRDLEKQLLEERERVGQLEQDSIKLFETEEELARLRNEISSATTQEKHLLEDLQNQNRGLEETKASLEREVNEKSALVEQCVVQIKEFELKLNESQKENATHKESEANLRTELERMTKVLDEKSTIIENMKKEFESTADNLKTELQRAKETIEYIKVENVKEKDSLISKYEKIIEEKENLVKVKTLEFETESKKQFEAQSVALEDLKTENIKQINKLSESFNEQLNMKDSRIKEVFMQLDQKTSETEKLMNELSAQIDLGKKRDEELNVALRKLEELNEKLKLMEEKNATLSKQIEEYRSKADDSFKIVQEKQKLEQDVASLIATEANSSAQLKKLSEELKVKEKELSELRSTTAAEIEELIKHYQGQVEEKTKYIEEVTADVSQKSELLSKLEKDIIELKSILATKDEQIKNLTEKTSELQDALTLSAQTKTNLEIELRALESNVEKLNQQVASSENKISQVTTQKEKLESDIANLVSSSTDSSEQLVKYNEDLRLKEKELEELKDKAFLSESTIKSLEGKLSNVEQELNKASTLIQEQRTALDDSKSQLENEKKLNTELSGKMKQFETENDELNKIISENERVKDNLKEKSEETFHLANELKISKEEVLSLQKRCDTLQNSHKEEMSSLQKQISDMQAELTASQKETKTLQKMKSKLEADQSANRWSIEELTEKLAFETENRSKLESLISEKDSSFQEIQNKYLKLQQTNEALLVNKEAIDKNLTISLDAMSNEVKELKDKLTGATETIKIKEDALAQMKTASEQTEAQILKLNETIASMKEEQAHSMAEIKEVQETLSKKEKEVVDILETKNSLEDNIKQLESQLKIVGEELRMKNNSLQDMEHANKELQNAKDESVMKLQNTLESEIKSKQIEFETVTRKNSELEQKQLALQDLVDKQISDLNNKEAIIDKLTAQIKALENTQSEKLQAHEQTKNEEFKLIQNKLDDINKENGNLMDTKESLEKLLRDREEKIEILLNTIKNKENEADKNMQNLLEKLNRISTESAQLKEAQSNLERENKQITAKWTEATNQLKLTRENMKNNYDAAGGDMKQHIVEKDIDVLKLQEEYETAKSQIDFLNSVIVDMQRKNETLMCKVEVLEMGVPANEADDYTQSTLDKRMAAPRMFCDICDQFDLHETEDCPRQAQDFLEPENVAKSPKKVSVERPYCENCEMFGHDTRDCDDAETF